A window of the Chrysemys picta bellii isolate R12L10 chromosome 24, ASM1138683v2, whole genome shotgun sequence genome harbors these coding sequences:
- the LOC135977297 gene encoding uncharacterized protein LOC135977297, whose product MESSQDRKRAPAWTEREVRDLLAIWGDEAVIAELRSSKRNGKVLEKISKAMKDRGHNRDTQQCRVKIKELRQAYHKAREANGRSGAEPQTCRYYAELHAILGGAATTTPTVCYDSLTGETHREDGSGNEEDDDDGGTVGSSQQQGSGETGFPNSQDMFVTLDLEPVTPELTQDPQGTQETSAANVSPSQRLVNIRKRKRRTRDEMFTELQMSAQADRAQQNAWRQSMTEMRKAQYEREERWRAESREEQSKWRAEDDRWRQLADRRQEAMLRLLEHQTDMLERMVELQERQQEQRPPLQPLCNQQPSSPSSIASSPRRPRTRWGGLRPPSHSTPDDRPSIRRLAFNKS is encoded by the exons atggagtcctcccaggatcgcaaaagagctccagcatggaccgaacgggaggtacgagatctgctcgccatatggggagatgaagcagtgatagctgaactccgtagcagtaaaagaaatggaaaagtattagaaaagatctccaaggccatgaaggaccgaggccataacagggacacacagcagtgccgcgtgaaaattaaggagctacggcaagcttaccacaaagccagagaagcaaacggaaggtccggggcagagccgcaaacttgccgctactacgcggagctgcatgcgatcctagggggtgcagccaccactaccccaaccgtgtgctatgactctctcactggagaaacacacagggaagacggttcggggaacgaggaggatgatgacgatggaggtactgtaggtagctcacagcagcaaggaagcggagaaaccggtttccccaacagccaggatatgtttgtgaccctggacctggaaccagtaacccccgaactcacccaagaccctcagggcacacaggagacctctg ctgcaaatgtttctccttcgcagaggctcgtgaacattagaaagagaaaacgtaggacgagggacgagatgttcacggagctgcagatgtccgcccaggctgatagagcacagcagaatgcgtggaggcagtcaatgacggagatgagaaaagcccaatatgaacgagaggagaggtggcgggctgaatcgcgggaagaacagagcaagtggcgggctgaagacgataggtggcgtcagcttgcagacagacggcaagaggcaatgctccgtctgctggagcatcaaactgatatgctcgagcgtatggttgagttgcaggaaaggcagcaggagcagagaccgccgctacagcccctgtgtaaccaacagccctcctccccaagttccatagcctcctcacccagacgcccaagaacacggtgggggggcctccgtccacccagtcactccaccccagatgatcgcccaagcatcagaaggctggccttcaataagagttaa